In the genome of Podospora pseudocomata strain CBS 415.72m chromosome 2 map unlocalized CBS415.72m_2.2, whole genome shotgun sequence, one region contains:
- a CDS encoding uncharacterized protein (COG:Q; EggNog:ENOG503NTX2): protein MADTRKPAEAGPARHSHGAPSASFPTHNSPRTWFLTSSLSPLCIRLIRLLLAHGDYVVACLPPAEIENDDRSAEFRELINECKSNRKDREGWKDRIRGIRCDGRVMGQSGAAIAEAVQVFGRIDILLCCKFEAVIGTVEELSTTPRTRNLVRDQFETIFFSQVNFIKAALPQFRAQHTGHIIILTSIGGHIGTPGMSIYTAATWALEGYCDSLAYEIAPFNIKVTVVQPNKEIQSLTNKIVFAPQLPYYDSDVNPAPSVREIYGNMLNANPETAIDHLVGAEERPDDIQYRYPKLPAAAYDKLVMETVHALTAIGGHENPPARHIVGFDGAIAVKEKLKTVTEELEDFVEASVAVDIFDSELKKEARQGGENREGGGGEQGRYMSEDVQIGMM, encoded by the exons ATGGCCGACACTCGAAAGCCAGCCGAAGCAGGCCCGGCAAGACACTCTCACGGCGCACCATCAGCTTCGTTCC CAACCCACAACTCGCCACGGACGTGGTTTCTCACATCCTCGCTATCACCGCTATGTATACGGTTGATCCGGTTATTACTAGCACACGGTGACTACGTGGTGGCCTGTCTACCACCGGCAGAAATCGAAAACGACGACAGAAGCGCCGAGTTCCGTGAGCTCATCAACGAATGCAAGAGCAACCGCAAAGACCGCGAAGGATGGAAAGATCGAATCAGGGGTATCCGGTGCGACGGCCGGGTGATGGGGCAGAGTGGTGCTGCCATAGCGGAAGCCGTCCAAGTCTTTGGCCGAATTGATATCTTGCTATGTTGCAAGTTTGAAG CTGTCATCGGCACGGTAGAAGaactctccaccaccccccggaCCCGCAACCTCGTCCGCGACCAGTTTGaaaccatcttcttctcccaagTCAACTTTATCAAAGCCGCCCTCCCCCAGTTCCGCGCTCAGCACACAGGTCACATCATCATTCTCACTAGCATCGGCGGGCATATCGGTACCCCGGGCATGTCGATCtacaccgccgccacctgGGCCCTCGAAGGCTACTGCGACTCCTTGGCCTACGAAATCGCCCCCTTCAACATCAAGGTCACTGTTGTCCAACCCAACAAGGAGATCcaatccctcaccaacaagatCGTCTTCGCGCCTCAGCTACCGTACTATGACTCTGATGTGAACCCAGCACCGTCGGTAAGGGAGATTTACGGGAATATGCTGAACGCCAACCCAGAGACGGCGATTGATCACCTTGTGGGAGCGGAGGAGAGGCCGGATGATATACAATATCGGTATCCTAAactgccggcggcggcgtatGACAagctggtgatggagacggtgCATGCCTTGACGGCCATTGGGGGACATGAGAACCCGCCGGCGAGGCATATTGTTGGGTTTGACGGGGCGATTGCTGTGAAGGAGAAGTTGAAGACGGTgacggaggagttggaggatttTGTGGAGGCGAGCGTGGCGGTGGATATTTTTGATAgtgagctgaagaaggaggcgaggCAGGGGGGGGAAAatagggagggaggagggggtgagcaGGGGAGGTATATGAGCGAGGATGTGCAGATAGGGATGATGTGA